A genomic region of Populus nigra chromosome 11, ddPopNigr1.1, whole genome shotgun sequence contains the following coding sequences:
- the LOC133667913 gene encoding transcription factor bHLH30-like: protein MEPCSWNSTRVQVSDFEGMSDGFLVNTGLQAKTRTGSSSTSSLVLDNERGELVEATVKMERKGVAAERSIAALKNHSEAEKKRRARINAHLDTLRSLVPGTRKMDKASLLAEVIAHLKELKRHATEASEGLLMPLDIDEVRVEQQEDGLHGAPNVIRASICCDCKPGILSDLRQALDALHLIITRAEIATLEGRMKNVFVMSSCKEGDSGDTKVHQFLAGSIHQAFRSILDKFSASQEFLLKSTLSNKRRRVDSFKPSLSSSSGDLW, encoded by the exons ATGGAACCTTGTTCTTGGAATTCAACAAGGGTGCAAGTCTCTGATTTTGAAGGAATGAGTGATGGGTTTTTGGTGAATACTGGTTTACAAGCCAAAACAAGAACTGGGTCATCTTCAACTTCCTCTTTGGTTTTGGATAATGAAAGGGGAGAGCTTGTGGAGGCTACTGTGAAAATGGAGAGGAAAGGGGTGGCGGCTGAGAGAAGCATTGCCGCTTTAAAGAATCATAGTGAAGCTGAGAAGAAGCGTAGAGCGAGGATTAATGCACATCTTGACACACTTAGGAGCCTAGTACCTGGTACTAGGAAG ATGGACAAGGCATCGTTGCTTGCTGAAGTTATAGCTCACCTGAAGGAGCTGAAGAGGCATGCAACAGAAGCTAGTGAAGGTCTTCTCATGCCATTGGATATTGATGAAGTGAGAGTTGAACAGCAAGAGGATGGTTTGCACGGTGCCCCTAATGTAATCAGGGCATCTATATGTTGCGATTGCAAGCCTGGAATTCTGTCTGATTTAAGACAAGCACTTGATGCTCTCCATCTAATAATAACGAGGGCAGAGATTGCGACTTTGGAAGGCAGGATGAAGAATGTTTTTGTGATGAGCAGCTGCAAAGAAGGGGATAGTGGTGATACTAAAGTACACCAGTTTCTTGCTGGCTCCATCCACCAGGCATTTAGATCCATACTTGACAAATTTTCTGCCTCACAAGAATTCTTGTTAAAATCCACACTTTCGAACAAGAGGAGAAGGGTTGACTCATTCAAACCATCCTTGTCATCTTCTTCAGGAGATCTCTGGTGA
- the LOC133706371 gene encoding laccase-14-like: MGISRLGFIAGLIWFMAMDWEGLCMAQSSVHRYNFVLQNAQFTRLCETKTMLTVNGSFPGPTIHARRGDTIYVNVHNEGDYGVTIHWHGVKQPRNPWSDGPENITQCPIQPGKNFTYEIILSDEEGTLWWHAHSDWTRATVHGAIVISPARGTTYPFPAPYAERTIIIGSWFKGDVKAVIDEALATGGGPAISNSLTINGQPGDLYPCSEENTYRLKVNSGRTYLLRVINAVMNEEQFFGIAGHSLTVVGQDAAYIKPITTNYIMITPGQTMDILVTANQPRSYYYIASHSFADGAGIAFDETTTTAIFQYNGNYSRPSSIPLPVLPVFNDTAAAENYTSRVRGLASRDHPVNVPQTINRRLYITIALNFLPCTEATCTGPNRLAASMNNVSFAAKPIDILQAYYRSINGVFDADFPSEPQKYFNFTGNMTSINVATAKGTKVTMLNYGEAVEIVFQGTNLLAEMNHPIHLHGFSFYLVGHGKGNFNNKTDPKSYNLIDPPEINTVALPRSGWAAIRFVANNPGVWFIHCHLEKHSSWGMDTVLIVRNGRTRAQSMRPPPATLPSCS; this comes from the exons ATGGGGATAAGCAGGTTGGGTTTTATCGCAGGGCTGATATGGTTTATGGCCATGGATTGGGAGGGCCTTTGCATGGCTCAAAGCAGTGTTCACCGCTATAATTTTGTT CTACAAAATGCCCAGTTTACAAGACTGTGCGAGACAAAGACTATGCTTACTGTAAATGGAAGTTTTCCAGGGCCAACAATACATGCTCGTAGAGGCGATACAATTTATGTCAATGTACACAATGAAGGAGATTACGGTGTCACGATTCATTG GCATGGAGTGAAGCAGCCAAGAAATCCATGGTCTGACGGCCCCGAAAATATCACACAGTGCCCAATTCAGCCAGGAAAAAACTTCACATACGAGATCATATTATCTGATGAAGAAGGAACTCTGTGGTGGCATGCACATAGCGACTGGACTCGAGCCACAGTCCATGGTGCCATTGTCATCTCGCCGGCTCGTGGAACCACGTATCCGTTTCCCGCACCTTATGCAGAACGAACAATTATTATTG GATCTTGGTTTAAGGGTGATGTGAAGGCGGTGATTGACGAAGCTCTTGCAACTGGTGGTGGACCTGCAATATCCAACAGTCTTACCATCAATGGCCAGCCAGGAGATCTCTATCCATGCTCCGAAG AAAACACATACCGTTTGAAGGTTAATTCTGGCAGGACTTACCTTCTGCGAGTCATAAATGCCGTGATGAACGAAGAACAATTCTTCGGAATTGCGGGCCATAGCCTCACAGTTGTTGGACAAGATGCGGCATACATAAAACCCATAACCACCAACTATATAATGATCACCCCAGGACAAACAATGGACATTTTGGTCACAGCAAATCAGCCTCGAAGCTATTATTACATTGCTTCTCACTCTTTTGCTGATGGTGCTGGGATTGCATTTGACGAAACCACTACTACAGCTATTTTCCAATATAATGGCAACTATAGCCGCCCTTCATCTATTCCACTCCCAGTCCTCCCAGTATTTAATGATACTGCAGCTGCAGAAAACTACACCAGTCGTGTCAGGGGTTTAGCTAGCAGAGACCACCCTGTTAATGTCCCTCAAACAATTAACCGACGTCTTTATATTACAATTGCTTTGAATTTTTTGCCTTGCACCGAGGCAACATGCACAGGACCAAATCGGTTAGCTGCAAGCATGAACAACGTCAGTTTTGCAGCTAAGCCAATTGATATATTGCAAGCCTACTATAGAAGCATCAATGGTGTTTTCGACGCAGATTTCCCAAGTGAGCCACAAAAGTATTTCAACTTCACTGGAAATATGACGAGTATTAATGTCGCTACGGCCAAAGGGACAAAGGTGACGATGTTGAATTATGGAGAAGCAGTTGAGATAGTCTTTCAAGGGACTAATTTGTTAGCTGAGATGAACCATCCTATCCATCTACATGGATTTAGTTTCTACCTGGTTGGTCATGGAAAGGGTAATTTCAACAACAAGACTGATCCCAAGTCTTACAATTTGATCGATCCTCCTGAAATCAACACTGTTGCACTTCCTCGGAGCGGGTGGGCTGCCATCAGATTTGTCGCCAACAATCCTG GGGTGTGGTTCATCCATTGTCACTTGGAAAAGCACTCAAGCTGGGGCATGGACACAGTTCTCATCGTGAGGAACGGCAGAACAAGGGCACAAAGTATGCGCCCTCCTCCGGCGACCCTGCCATCTTGCTCCTAG
- the LOC133668285 gene encoding laccase-14-like: MGISRLGFIAGLIWFMAMDWQGLCMAQSSVHRYNFVLQNAQFTRLCETKTMLTVNGSFPGPTIHARRGDTIYVNVHNEGDYGVTIHWHGVKQPRNPWSDGPENITQCPIQPGKNFTYEIILSDEEGTLWWHAHSDWTRATVHGAIVISPARGTTYPFPAPYAEQTIIIGSWFKGDVKAVIDEALATGVGPAPSNSLTINGQPGDLYPCSEENTYRLKVNSGRTYLLRVINAVMNEEQFFGIAGHSLTVVGQDAAYIKPITTNYIMITPGQTMDILVTANQPPSYYYIASYSFSDGAGVAFDETTTTAIFQYNGNYSRPSAIPLPVLPVFNDTAAAENYTSRVRGLASRDHPVNVPQTINRRLYIAIALNYLPCTEATCINSTRVAASMNNVSFAAKPIDILQAYYRSINGVFDADFPSEPQKYFNFTGNVTSINVITARGTKVTMLNYGEAVEIVFQGTNLLAEMNHPIHLHGFSFYLVGHGKGNFNNETDPKSYNLIDPPEINTVALPRSGWAAIRFVANNPGVWFIHCHLEKHSSWGMDTVLIVRNGRTRAQSMRPPPATLPSCS, from the exons ATGGGGATAAGCAGGTTGGGTTTTATCGCAGGGCTGATATGGTTTATGGCCATGGATTGGCAGGGCCTTTGCATGGCTCAAAGCAGTGTTCACCGCTATAATTTTGTT CTACAAAATGCCCAGTTTACAAGACTGTGCGAGACAAAGACTATGCTTACTGTAAACGGAAGTTTTCCAGGGCCAACAATACATGCTCGTAGAGGCGATACAATTTATGTCAATGTACACAATGAAGGAGATTACGGTGTCACGATTCATTG GCATGGAGTGAAGCAGCCAAGAAATCCATGGTCTGATGGCCCCGAAAATATCACACAGTGCCCAATTCAGCCAGGAAAAAACTTCACATACGAGATCATATTATCTGATGAAGAAGGAACTCTGTGGTGGCATGCACATAGCGACTGGACTCGAGCCACAGTCCATGGTGCCATTGTCATCTCGCCGGCTCGTGGAACCACCTATCCGTTTCCCGCACCTTATGCAGAACAAACAATTATTATTG GATCTTGGTTTAAGGGTGATGTGAAGGCGGTGATTGACGAAGCTCTTGCAACTGGTGTTGGACCTGCACCATCCAATAGTCTTACCATCAATGGCCAGCCAGGAGATCTATATCCATGCTCCGAAG AAAACACATACCGTTTGAAGGTTAATTCTGGCAGGACTTACCTTCTGCGAGTCATAAATGCCGTGATGAACGAAGAACAATTCTTCGGAATTGCGGGCCATAGCCTCACAGTTGTTGGACAAGATGCAGCGTACATAAAACCCATAACCACCAACTATATAATGATCACCCCAGGACAAACAATGGACATTTTGGTCACAGCAAATCAGCCTCCAAGCTATTATTACATTGCTTCTTACTCCTTTTCTGATGGTGCTGGGGTTGCATTTGACGAAACCACTACTACAGCTATTTTCCAATATAATGGCAACTATAGCCGTCCTTCAGCTATTCCACTCCCAGTCCTCCCAGTATTTAATGATACTGCAGCTGCAGAAAACTACACCAGTCGTGTCAGGGGTTTAGCTAGCAGAGACCACCCTGTTAATGTCCCTCAAACAATTAACCGACGTCTTTATATTGCAATTGCTTTGAATTATTTGCCTTGCACCGAGGCAACATGTATTAATTCAACTCGGGTAGCTGCAAGCATGAACAACGTCAGTTTTGCAGCTAAGCCAATTGATATATTGCAAGCCTACTATAGAAGCATCAATGGTGTTTTCGACGCAGATTTCCCAAGTGAGCCACAAAAGTATTTCAACTTTACAGGAAATGTGACGAGCATTAATGTCATTACGGCCAGAGGGACAAAGGTGACGATGTTGAATTATGGAGAAGCAGTTGAGATAGTCTTTCAAGGGACTAATTTGTTAGCTGAGATGAACCATCCTATCCATCTACATGGATTTAGTTTCTACCTGGTTGGTCATGGAAAGGGTAATTTCAACAACGAGACTGATCCCAAGTCTTACAATTTGATCGATCCTCCTGAAATCAACACTGTTGCACTTCCTCGGAGCGGGTGGGCTGCCATCAGATTTGTCGCCAACAATCCTG GGGTGTGGTTCATCCATTGTCACTTGGAAAAGCACTCAAGCTGGGGCATGGACACAGTTCTCATCGTGAGGAACGGCAGAACAAGGGCACAAAGTATGCGCCCTCCTCCGGCGACCCTGCCATCTTGCTCCTAG